In the genome of Cyclopterus lumpus isolate fCycLum1 chromosome 19, fCycLum1.pri, whole genome shotgun sequence, one region contains:
- the mprip gene encoding myosin phosphatase Rho-interacting protein isoform X2, with translation MSAAKENSCRKFQANFFNKSKCQNCFKPRELHLLTDQDLTQAKPIYGGWLCLAPEGTDFDNPMQRSRKWQRRFFVLYEHGCLRFALDESPSTLPQGTVNMNLCTDVIDAEPKTGQKNSLCIITPDQVYFIRGENKEIINGWSEQLVVYPRTNKQNQKKKRKVEPTTSQEPGPAKVAVTGSGIPEAEKVPDSSSIIWQEELNQREAEGATVWAPDLTPGSPLPPAVDCAPQGFDAGSLNGDEVDWGGLALHGSAPQPPSDMLSPTGSCSSLGGVPRCLSPSPSDPFPSGSSLLSNGSHISGSVSSLDSDASGSTVTSNDSHPANQRGGHSYSHHDTRSRRLEAETRKAEKRSRFRSPDRQERDAVHSPERSRCVVIEKLEALELENPEKLEVEELSRSAARRGRSEHRHFHREVQRHDVGQGLDFPSAHLPLRRAKSLDRRTTESVMTPDLLNFKKGWMVKLDDQGQWKKYWFVLTDHSLRYYKDSIAEEASDLDGEIDLSTCYSVTEYQAQRNYGFQIHTQEVVHTLSAMTAGIRRNWIQAVMKNVRPSPAPDVASSTEDHGSFSLLEGLVRPDVTQDSPSSDASSVERESIPVVTKSRARERRREGRSKTFDWAEFRPIAQALAQQRAQEAESLLTELGELEHSRRREERRKRYESVTSSSTEQTSINERGRTDCESGEGVGQTDSLGPMSVVGQQRVEEVIEQHWQQVENTPIREERRVLLPTTLQSRDTVELEQLLENYKQGIENLKSQLECCHQQLLDSNKHKQDLELQLRTTPDVRTGYISPPEHPLGLEADVMPQTKRSELVSSQAQSLTKKYQETKELLKLQELKKRNMQAQLGLSLSHLPIKEPHFSESPKPSIVEGPASEVVQKAVSFLFQESTEAIQELEDSLAGKPLSLTEMEKLLRFHNCNQATAETHQLQNVLESWKYQQEIENETLKKSLAKAGESIREYEAHLLTMEDLVVTVQKPSFENLKSPYGPLTEIAHHSETNEMTNGMLSRRVELLTSENGALKQRCQEMVNQLTEADREIDKLKVELIGQQGGKQHQLVMEELKRLKAELAESRANTIDGEYYERELNEKSLRLYEALITLEVLGNTLKDTEKKLQLNEAKLKGLGFHADEQEDLSEREQNEELLQASQAKLFEMDANLQSKKQRCLELEANNSVLITLNQESKLVSKKELLEAENKIRMLQEKKGRVEKTLSKCVEAGEKQVDDKGLLKQVIEEIEMKSEAINQVLEMLATVDVSVEKMLCDLKSTLFGYSKEEPLCVSQKDMRLVMEGEFWSQLLGSPEIQPEENTDCRERGVAQQMMAQKRLMLITRRICPQVKADSELVTEPYFAAMYRWLDDETHTLILKELTETLEAKSNVLQQIAFSVTLAKDDQLLFLALTSFDLDGEQKQTSQHLCNALTEAHMSYVITRLKVQHEKELKQKQTGVQIGSLDCPNCPKLREATKDLESKLAEAFLKSATGPQTLVQIEGEPIDSLDQSIELHEMMARHRKELREVKDCYEQRAEKLRKKIAKAGETLRVRSEEKVKEIHSLTNCMENLKKKHETERRNLMERFDQEMEELKSMMSPANPDKNLTDEDTPPYRALSQTSTLKERIQELVTQVSVMTQEMRRREGQGDITSLRLKYEKDLENLKATCERGFAAMEESHQKVIDELQRKHQRELENLQEEKERLLAEETAATIAAIEAMKNAHRTELEKELDKARKANNNTENADIEEIRRQHEEELCSFQREIEVLSEQYSQKCLENAHLAQALEAERQALRQCQRENQELNAHNQELNNRLAEEITKMRSMTSEDGVGDANTTIHGKELYELEVMLRVKESEVQYLKQEINSLKDELQAAQRDKKYATDKYKDIYTELSIVKAKAEQDLGRLRDQLQLAHEALGEPSLEEVERGGYDIMKSKSNPDILKMAAAAAKRSERTMRSKSVSRDMPWDS, from the exons GCTAAACCTATATATGGTGGATGGCTGTGCTTGGCCCCTGAGGGAACTGACTTTGACAATCCTATGCAGAGATCCCGG AAATGGCAGAGAAGATTCTTTGTGCTGTATGAACATGGCTGTCTGCGCTTTGCCCTAGACGAATCG CCAAGCACGCTGCCTCAGGGCACAGTGAACATGAACCTCTGCACTGATGTCATAGATGCGGAGCCAAAGACAGGTCAGAAGAACTCCCTGTGCATCATCACCCCGGACCAGGTGTACTTCATCAGAGGAGAGAATAAAGAGATCATCAATGG GTGGAGTGAACAGCTGGTGGTATACCCCCGAACTAACAAACAGAACCAGAAAAAGAAACGCAAGGTGGAGCCTACAACCTCCCAG GAGCCAGGTCCAGCCAAGGTAGCAGTGACCGGCTCTGGTATCCCAGAGGCAGAGAAGGTTCCAGACTCGAGCTCCATTATCTGGCAGGAGGAGCTGAACCAGAGAGAGGCTGAGGGGGCTACAGTCTGGGCCCCTGACCTGACTCCAGGATCACCGCTGCCCCCTGCAG TTGACTGTGCGCCACAGGGCTTTGACGCCGGCTCACTGAATGGTGATGAAGTGGACTGGGGCGGCTTGGCGCTGCATGGCTCTGCACCCCAGCCCCCCAGTGACATGCTCTCCCCAACAGGCTCATGCTCAAGTTTGGGCGGCGTCCCACGCTGCCTCTCCCCATCTCCAAGCGACCCCTTCCCCTCCGGCAGCTCCCTGCTCTCTAACGGCTCACACATCAGTGGCTCAGTCAGCTCTCTGGACTCGGACGCCAGCGGCAGCACTGTCACTAGCAACGACAGCCACCCAGCCAACCAGAGGGGCGGCCACTCCTACAGTCACCATGACACTAGATCCCGAAGGCTGGAGGCAGAGACCAGAAAGGCAGAGAAGAGGAGTCGGTTCAGGAGCCCTGACAGGCAGGAAAGGGATGCCGTCCACAGCCCTGAGAGGAG ccgCTGCGTTGTTATTGAGAAGTTGGAGGCCTTGGAGCTGGAGAATCCAGAGAAACTGGAGGTGGAAGAATTAAGCAGGAGTGCAGCCAGACGGGGCCGAAGTGAGCACAGGCACTTCCACAGAGAG GTGCAGAGGCATGACGTAGGCCAGGGTCTGGATTTTCCCTCCGCCCATCTGCCTCTGAGGAGAGCCAAGTCCCTGGACAGAAGGACCACTGAGTCAGTCATGACG ccagaTTTACTGAACTTCAAGAAAGGTTGGATGGTGAAGCTGGATGATCAAGGCCAG TGGAAGAAATACTGGTTTGTTTTGACGGATCACAGCCTGAGATACTACAAGGATTCCATTGCAGAGGAG GCCTCTGACCTGGATGGTGAGATTGACCTGTCTACTTGCTACAGTGTAACTGAATACCAGGCTCAACGCAACTATGGTTTCCAAATACAT aCTCAGGAGGTAGTGCACACTCTGTCGGCCATGACAGCAGGTATACGCAGGAACTGGATCCAGGCAGTCATGAAGAATGTCAGACCCTCCCCTGCCCCTGATGTGGCAAG CTCAACTGAGGATCAtggctccttctctcttttggaGGGTCTAGTTAGGCCAGACGTCACCCAGGACTCTCCCTCCTCTGATGCTTCGTCTGTGGAGAGAGAATCCATTCCGGTTGTCACAAAGAGCAGGGCGCGTGAACGCAGAAGAGAAGGTCGCTCTAAGACCTTTGACTGGGCCGAGTTCAGACCCATCGCTCAGGCTCTGGCTCAGCAGCGGGCCCAAGAGGCAGAGAGCCTCCTCACAGAACTTGGTGAGCTTGAGCACAGTCGGAGAAGAGAAGAGCGGCGGAAGAGGTATGAGTCTGTGACTAGCTCATCAACGGAGCAAACATCCATTAACGAAAGAGGGAGGACAGACTGTGAGAGCGGCGAGGGAGTCGGACAAACCGATTCATTGGGTCCCATGTCTGTGGTGGGGCagcagagggtggaggaggtgattGAACAACACTGGCAACAAGTGGAGAACACACCCAtacgggaggagaggagggtgctTCTCCCCACCACTCTGCAATCCAGAGACACTGTTGAGctggagcagctgctggagaaTTACAAGCAAGGG ATAGAGAATCTGAAGTCTCAGCTGGAGTGCTGTCACCAGCAGCTCCTTGACTCAAACAAGCACAAGCAGGACCTGGAGCTCCAGCTGAGAACAACTCCGGACGTCCGGACTGGTTACATCTCTCCG CCGGAGCACCCTTTGGGTCTGGAGGCTGATGTGATGCCCCAGACGAAGAGGTCCGAACTGGTTAGTTCTCAAGCACAGAGTTTAACAAAGAAGTACCAGGAGACCAAAGAGCTCCTGAAGCTGCAAGAGCTGAAGAAGCGTAACATGCAGGCACAGCTTGGCCTCTCGCTTTCTCACCTACCCATCAAGGAACCTCACTTTTCTGAATCCCCAAAACCATCCATTGTGGAAGGCCCTGCCTCTGAAGTTGTTCAAAAAGCAGTTAGCTTTTTGTTCCAGGAGAGCACAGAGGCAATTCAAGAACTAGAAGATTCATTAGCTGGTAAACCTCTGTCCCTAACGGAGATGGAAAAATTGTTGAGATTCCATAACTGTAATCAAGCGACAGCAGAGACACATCAACTTCAGAATGTCTTGGAGAGTTGGAAGTACCAACAGGAGATagaaaatgaaacattaaaaaagagtTTAGCTAAGGCAGGTGAAAGCATCCGTGAGTATGAAGCCCATCTTCTTACCATGGAGGATTTGGTGGTGACGGTTCAGAAGCCAAGTTTTGAAAACCTAAAAAGCCCCTATGGACCCCTCACAGAAATTGCTCACCATTCAGAGACAAATGAGATGACGAATGGGATGCTCTCTCGGAGGGTTGAACTTTTGACTAGTGAAAACGGGGCATTGAAACAACGGTGTCAGGAGATGGTCAATCAGCTGACTGAGGCTGACAGAGAAATTGACAAACTGAAAGTGGAGCTGATTGGCCAGCAGGGCGGCAAACAGCATCAGCTCGTCATGGAAGAGCTGAAAAGACTGAAGGCTGAATTGGCTGAAAGCCGGGCAAACACTATAGACGGGGAGTATTATGAGAGGGAGCTGAATGAGAAATCCTTGAGGCTTTATGAAGCTCTGATTACATTGGAGGTGCTTGGCAACACCCTAAAAGACACTGAGAAGAAGCTACAGTTGAATGAGGCCAAGTTGAAGGGTCTGGGCTTCCACGCTGATGAGCAAGAGGACCtctcagagagagagcaaaacgAAGAGCTCCTCCAAGCCTCACAAGCAAAGTTATTTGAGATGGATGCAAACCTTCAGTCTAAAAAGCAGCGCTGTTTGGAACTTGAAGCCAATAATAGTGTACTAATCACACTAAACCAGGAATCTAAGCTGGTCAGTAAAAAGGAGCTACTGgaagcagaaaataaaataagaatgctacaagaaaagaaaggtaGAGTTGAAAAGACACTTAGCAAGTGTGTTGAGGCAGGAGAGAAGCAGGTTGATGATAAAGGACTTCTGAAGCAAGTCATAGAAGAGATTGAGATGAAGTCTGAGGCGATTAATCAGGTTTTAGAGATGTTGGCAACGGTGGATGTTAGTGTAGAGAAAATGCTATGTgatttaaaaagtactttattTGGTTATTCAAAAGAAGAGCCACTCTGTGTGAGTCAGAAAGACATGAGGTTGGTAATGGAGGGAGAGTTCTGGAGCCAGCTGTTGGGTTCCCCTGAAATCCAACCAGAGGAGAACACAGACTGCCGGGAAAGGGGTGTGGCACAGCAGATGATGGCACAGAAGCGCTTGATGCTCATCACTAGAAGGATTTGTCCACAAGTAAAAGCTGATAGTGAGCTAGTGACAGAGCCCTATTTTGCAGCCATGTACAGATGGCTTGATGATGAAACGCATACTCTGATTCTTAAAGAGTTAACAGAGACCTTGGAGGCTAAGTCAAATGTTTTACAGCAGATAGCATTTAGTGTGACATTGGCCAAAGATGACCAGCTTTTGTTTTTGGCTCTAACAAGCTTTGATTTAGATGGAGAACAGAAACAGACCTCTCAACATCTGTGTAATGCTCtaacagaagcccacatgtcTTATGTGATCACTAGGCTGAAAGTCCAACATGAAAAAGAATTAAAGCAAAAGCAGACAGGGGTTCAGATTGGTAGTTTGGATTGTCCAAATTGTCCTAAATTGAGAGAAGCCACCAAAGATCTGGAGTCCAAACTGGCAGAGGCTTTTTTGAAAAGCGCCACAGGGCCACAAACTTTGGTCCAGATCGAAGGAGAGCCCATAGACTCACTTGACCAATCCATTGAGCTTCATGAAATGATGGCCAGGCATAGGAAGGAACTACGAGAGGTCAAAGACTGCTATGAGCAGAGAGCTGAAAAGCTGAGGAAGAAAATTGCTAAGGCTGGTGAGACACTGCGTGTCCGTTCAGAAGAAAAAGTGAAGGAGATCCACTCTTTGACTAACTGCATGGAGAACCTGAAGAAGAAGCATGAGACGGAGAGGAGAAACCTCATGGAAAGATTTGACCAGGAAATGGAGGAGCTGAAAAGCATGATGAGTCCAGCAAACCCAGACAAGAACTTGACTGACGAGGACACACCGCCGTATCGCGCCTTGTCCCAAACATCCACCTTGAAGGAGCGCATTCAAGAGCTGGTCACCCAGGTCTCGGTCATGACCCAAGAGATGAGACGCCGCGAAGGGCAGGGAGACATTACAAGTCTGCGGCTGAAATACGAGAAAGACCTGGAAAACCTGAAG GCCACCTGTGAGAGGGGCTTTGCTGCCATGGAAGAGTCTCATCAGAAGGTAATagatgagctgcagaggaaacaccagagagagctggagaacCTACAGGAGGAGAAAGAGCGATTGCTGGCAGAGGAGACTGCTGCCACCATCGCTG caATTGAAGCGATGAAGAACGCCCACCGAACAGAGTTGGAAAAGGAGCTAGACAAAGCTCGAAAggccaacaacaacactgaaAACGCAGACATAGAGGAGATTCGTAGACAGCATGA gGAGGAGCTTTGTTCTTTCCAGCGGGAGATCGAGGTATTGTCCGAGCAGTATTCCCAGAAATGTCTGGAAAACGCCCACCTGGCCCAGGCGCTGGAGGCCGAGAGGCAGGCCCTCAGGCAGTGTCAGAGAGAGAACCAGGAGCTCAACGCACACAACCAG gagcTGAACAACCGTCTAGCAGAAGAGATCACCAAGATGCGCTCCATGACGTCTGAGGACGGTGTGGGTGACGCAAACACCACAATACACGGGAAAGAGCTCTACGAGTTAGAA GTAATGCTGAGGGTGAAGGAGTCAGAGGTCCAGTACCTGAAGCAGGAAATCAACTCCCTGAAAGACGAACTCCAAGCTGCCCAAAGa gACAAGAAATATGCCACAGATAAGTACAAGGACATCTACACAGAGCTGAGCATTGTCAAAGCCAAAGCAGAGCAGGATCTGGGCCGGCTCAGAGATCAGCTGCAGCTGGCTCATGAGGCACTTGGGGAGCCGTCGCTGGAGGAAGTGGAGCGAGGAGGATATG